The following are from one region of the Macaca thibetana thibetana isolate TM-01 chromosome 2, ASM2454274v1, whole genome shotgun sequence genome:
- the C2H3orf85 gene encoding uncharacterized protein C3orf85 homolog, translating into MAYKMLQVALCSTLLIGALGAPFLLEDPANQFLRLKRHVNLQDYWDPDHSSDVWGNTLANQARETWIALKTTAQYYLDVNTFTFDMSIAQ; encoded by the exons ATGGCCTATAAAATGCTTCAAGTAGCCCTGTGTTCAACATTGCTTATTG GAGCATTGGGAGCGCCATTTTTGTTGGAGGACCCAGCAAACCAGTTCCTACGTCTCAAAAGACATGTAAATTTACAGGATTACTGGGACCCAGATCATAGTTCAGATGTGTGGGGAAACACACTGGCTAATCAG GCTCGTGAAACGTGGATTGCTTTGAAAACAACAGCACAGTATTATTTGGATGTGAATACCTTCACCTTTGACATGTCTATTGCCCAGTAA